ATTATATCTTAGTTTTTAAAATATTTTAGATATAATATCTACCAATCAAATAAAAAAGAGTTTATATTTAATGACAACAAAAGAGATTTTATCAGTTTTAAAAAATGAAACATCAAAATCAGACTATGACAGATACCTAAAACAACTTATATACAAAAAAATTTCATCTGACGATAACATAGCTATTTTTGAAGTTCCTAATAAATACATTGCAAACTGGATAAAAAGCAAATATTCAAAAATCATTCAACACTGTATTGAAACAATAGACGGTACTAAGCCAACTGTTGAGATAAAATTAACAGGTGAAAAGAAAACTAAAAAAGAGATATTAAAAGAACAAGTTGGAAAAACAGATGTAGAAAGCACTATTTTAAATCCATCATATACTTTTGATTCTTTTGTAGTTGGTTCATCAAATCAAATGGCTTTTAATGCTTCACTTGCTGTTTCAAAAAAACCAGGTATTCAATACAATCCCTTATTTATCTATGGTGGGACTGGTTTAGGTAAAACTCACTTGCTTCAAGCAATTGGAAATGACGCAATAGAACATGGTAGAACAATTATTTATGTTACGATTGAACAGTTTATGAATGACTTTACTTTTGCAATTAAAAACAAAAATATGGAACACTTTAGAAGTAAATATAGAAAATGTGATGTTTTATTAATCGATGATATTCAATTTTTAAGTGGTAAAGAACAGACTCAAGAAGAGTTTTTCCACACTTTTAATGAACTTCATAATGCAGAAAAACAAATAGTTATGACTTCAGATAGACTTCCATCTCAAATAGCTGGACTTGTTGATAGATTAAAATCAAGATTTGAGTGGGGTTTAACAGCTGATGTTCAAATACCAGGATTAGAGACAAAAATAGCAATTATTGAAAAAAAATCTGAATTAAATGGTATTCATTTAGAAAGAGAAATAGTAAATTATATTGCTACAAACCTTGATAATTCTATTAGAGAAATAGAAGGTGTACTAATTAGAATAAATGCTAGTGCAGCCTTACTTAATCAAGAGATTAACTTACCAATGGTACAAAATCTTTTAAAAGAACAAATCAAAGAGACAAAAGAAAATATAAAACTTCCTGATATAATAACAATCGTTGCAATAGAGCTTAATATCAAACCAAGTGATATTAAATCTAAAAAAAGAACAGCAATTGTAGCAAATGCAAGAAGAATAGTGATATATTTAGCAAGAGAATTAACACACAACTCTATGCCAGATATTGCTAAGTTTTTAGGAATGAAAGATCATAGTTCAATTTCTCATAATATTAAAAAAGCAAATGAGTTAATTGAAAAAGATGAAAATTTCAAACTTATAATAGAAAATTTGAAAAATAAAATCATAAATAGAGGGTAGGTGTAGAAAAGTTTCAAACCATTATGTGAATAGATGTGAATATCTTTAATCTTTTAGTCACTCTTACAAGAGTTGATTGTATCGAATTAAATCAAGAGTTTTCATCTATTCACATAGTCTACTACTACCACTAAATAAAATAATAAATAAAGGGGATAACATGAGATTTATCATTGCTAAAAATATCTTTGAAAATATAATCTCTTCAATGCAACCATTTTTAGAAAAAAAAGATTCTAGTTCTATTACTTCACATATATATTTAGAAGTAATAAATTCTAAATTAATATTAAAAGCTACAGATTATGAAATTGGATTAGAATCTTATGTAAATGATATTGAAGAATCAACAGATGGAAAAGGTACAGTTAACGGAAGTAATCTATTAGGTATTATTAAAAGATTAAAAAATGACAAAATCATTGTTGAAACTATAGATAATAACTTAGTTATAAAACAAAGCAGATCAACTTTTAAATTACCTATGTATGATGCTAATGAATATCCTAATCTAATTATGAATACTGAATTAAATATATTAAATATTTCAACAATTAGTTTAGTAAATAGCATAAGAAAAATTACACCAGCTATTGATAACAATAATCCAAAATTTGAATTAAATGGTGCTTTAATTGATATTAAAAATTCTAAAATAAATTTTGTAGCAACAGATACAAGAAGACTTGCTATTTCTCATTTACAAAATATTTCAAATAATGAATCTCAATTTATCATTCCTAAAAAAGCAATTATAGAAATTCAAAAACTATTTTTAGATGATGCGAAGATAGCTTATGATGATACAAATTTAGTGATAGAAACTGATAATTCTAAATTTTTTACAAAATTAATTAATGGAAAATTTCCAGATTATGAAAGAATTATTCCAAATAGTTTAAAATATAATTTAACATTACCAAAAGCTATGTTAATTGATTCTATTAAATTAGTTACATCTTTGTTTTCAAATATTAAAATTACATTTTCTCCAAATTCTATGGTATTTGAATCTTTAGATGAAGATACAGAATCTAAAACTCAAATTGATATTGATTTAAATATTAGTGAAAATTTTTATTTAGCAGTAAATGCTAAATATTTATTAGATTTTTTAAGCATGTCAAATAATGAAAATGTTGTAGTTGGATTCAATGAATCTAATTTACCATTTTATTTAGAAGATGATAAATTTTTTACAATTGTAATGCCAATTGTGCTAGACAAATAAAAAAGGATAATTAATGAGCCAAGAGTATGGTGCTAGTAATATTAAAGTTTTAAAAGGTCTTGAAGCTGTTAGAAAAAGACCAGGTATGTATATTGGTGATACTAACACTAATGGATTACATCATATGGTTTACGAAGTTGTTGATAACTCTATTGATGAAGCAATGGCTGGATATTGTAAAAATATAAAAATTACTATGACAAAAGATCATTGGATAAGAGTTGAAGATGATGGTAGAGGTATTCCAACAGCTATTCACGAAGGTGAAGGTATTTCAGCTGCTACTGTTGTTTTAACAGTACTTCATGCTGGTGGTAAATTTGATAAAGATACATATAAAGTTTCTGGTGGTCTTCATGGGGTTGGGGTTTCTGTTGTAAATGCCTTATCTAAAGAAGTGAAAATGACTATTTACCGAGAAGGAAAAATTCATTATCAAGAGTTCTCAAAAGGTATTCCAAAAGCTCCTTTAGAAGTAATTGGAGATAGTCCTAGAAAAACTGGTACTACTATTGAATTTTTAGCTGATGATTCTATTTTTGAAGTAAATACTTATGATTTTGCTGTTTTAGCAAAAAGATTTAGAGAAGTAGCATATTTAAACTCATTTATTTCTATTACTTTAATAAATGAAATAACTAAAAAAACAGAAGTTTATCATTTTGAAGGTGGTATTAAACAGTTTGTTGAAGATATAAATACAGCAACAGCTGTATCAGACGCAGTTGCATTTAATGACAATGTTGATGGCGTTGAAGTTGATATTGCTGTTATGTATAATGATACTTATGTTGAAAAAACTTTATCTTTTGTAAATAATATTAGAACAATTGATGGGGGAACTCATGAGGCTGGATTTAAAGCTGGACTTACAAGAAGTATTGTTAAATATTTAAATGAAAATGCAGCAGCTAGAGAAAAAGATACAAAAATTACAGGTGATGATGTAAGAGAAGGTCTTATTGCTATTATTTCTGTAAAAGTTCCAGAACCACAATTTGAGGGTCAAACAAAAGGTAAACTTGGAAGTTCTTATGTAAAACCTATTTGTCAAAGATTAACATCTGAACAATTAGATAAATATTTTGAAGAAAATCCAGCACAAGCAAAAGCTATTATGGACAAAGCCTTAATGGCAGCAAGAGGTAGAGAAGCTGCTAAAAAAGCTAGAGATATGACTAGAAAAAAAGATGCTATGACAGTAGGAACTCTTCCTGGTAAACTTGCAGAGTGTCAAAGTAAAGATCCAGCTATTAGAGAATTGTACCTAGTGGAAGGGGACTCTGCGGGAGGTTCTGCAAAACAAGGTAGAGATAGGGTTTATCAAGCAATTTTACCACTTAAAGGTAAGATTTTAAATGTTGAAAAATCAAGACTTGATAAAATTTTAAAATCTGATGAAATTAGAAACATGATTACAGCTCTTGGTTGTGGTATTGGTGAAGATTTTGATGAAGAAAAAATCAGATATCATAAAATTATTTTCATGACGGATGCGGATGTTGATGGATCGCATATTCAAACACTATTATTAACTTTCTTCTTTAGATTTTTAAGACCAGTTATTGAAAAAGGTTATTTATATATTGCTCAACCACCTCTTTATAGATATAAAAAAGGTAAAAATGAGACGTATTTAAAAGATGATAATGCCCTATCTGCTTTCTTAATAGAAAATGGTTTAGAATCATTTGAATTCCAAGGTCTTGGATACAATGACTTAGTGGATTTATTTAAAACTGTTTCTAGATATAGAGGAATGTTACAACAATTAGAAAAAAGATACTCTTTAGCAGAAGTTTTAAAACACTTAATTGAAAATTCAAATTTAGTAAATTTAGATTATCAAGCTTTATATGAAGAAGTAAAAGGTTTCCTAGAAGCAAAAGGTTATAATATCTTATCTAAGAGATTAACGGATGAAAGTATTCAACTTTTTGTTCAAACAAAAGAGGGTCTTGAAGAGTTACTAATTGATGATGAACTTTTTGCATCACCATATTTTAGTGAAGCTACTTATATTTATAACAAATTAGTAGAAAGAGATTTAACTGTATTTGAAGGTAGAGATTTAGTAGAAATATTAGATGAAATTGAAACTTTAGCTAAAAAAGGTGCATATATCCAAAGATATAAAGGTCTTGGAGAAATGAATCCAGAGCAACTTTGGGAAACAACAATGACACCAGAAGCAAGAAGACTTCTAAGAGTGACTATTGATGATGCAACTGTTGCATCTGATACTTTCACGCTATTTATGGGTGATGAAGTAGAGCCAAGAAGAAACTACATCGAAGAGCACGCAAAAGACGTAGAACACCTAGACGTTTAAAAGACATCTTTTAATTAATTTCTGCGTTGGAGGCTGAGTTTTTACTCAGTCACCTACTTTTAGTAGGCTCCTTCGCAAAAACTCACCTCCGCCTTGACCTTAAATAAAATATGACTTTTAGTAATAATATTTTGTTATTGCTTTTATATAACAAATATGTTATAATTTTCCCATGAATTGGAATATAGAATACTTTAATGAAAGTGTAGAAAACCAAATACTAGATTTACCTGTTGGTTTATTGGCGAGATATTTAAAACTTACAGATATGATGTTAATACATGGATCAAATTTAGGTTTACCACACACAAAATCTTTAAGTAGTGGACTTTTTGAGCTTCGTTTAAAAAGTAAAGAAGGTATTGGGAGAGTATTTTATTGTACCAAAGTTGGTAAAAATATTATTATGCTTCATTCATTTGTAAAAAAATCTCAAAAGATTCCTAAGAATGAAATGGATATAGCATTACAAAGATTAAAAGAGGTAAAAGAAAATGACTCATGAAGAATTAAAACAAAAAGCATTACAAAATAAAAATGTAAAAAAAGAATATGATGATTTAGAATTAGAGTTTCAACTTCTAAACGAGATGCTTCACGCTAGAAAAGAGGCTGGATTAAATCAATTACAAGTTGCAGAACTTATGGGAACTAAACAAACAGCAATAACAAGACTTGAATCAGCTTTAAGTGCGGGTGGTCATTCTCCATCACTTACAACATTAAAAAAGTATGCAAATGCTGTAGGGTGTCACTTGGATATTAAATTTGTAAATAACAGAGAAAGTATATAGCATAAAAAAGAAAACATATATTATTTAATTATAAATGTTTTCTTATATGTTATAATATTTTTATATGAAAAACCTAAAATACCTAAACCACTACCCAAAAGACATAATCTCACAAATACAAAAGTTAATAGATGATAAAAAGCTTGATAAGTATTTGTTAAATAAATACAAAACTTCCCATGAGTATAAAAATGATAAAGCCCTCTACTCTTATGCTATGGATTTTAAAAATAGCTATTTGAAAAAGTCACTTCCTCTAAGTAAGGTGATTTATGATGGTAAGATAAATGTTATTAATGATGCTTTGGGTTTACATACTATTATTTCTCGAGTTCAAGGTGGGAAGTTAAAAAGTAAAAATGAGATACGAATAGGAACTTTGTTTAAAAATGTTCCAGAAGAGTTTCTTAGAATGATTGTAGTGCATGAATTAGCTCATTTAAAGGAAAAAGAACATGATAAGGCCTTTTATAGTTTATGTTGCTTTATGGAGCCTAATTATCATCAATTTGAATTTGACCTAAGAGTTTATCTTACATATATGGATTTATATGGAAAACTTTATTAATATATAACAATCTGCAATAAAATTAATCCACTTTAAAAATTTATCTTATACTTCTACAAATCATATGATTAATGTCCCTTTTAAATGGGACATTTAAAGAAGAACTCGTTCTTCTCTTTAGGATTTCTCAAAGAGAGTGCAAGCACAAGGTTTCTTTAATTGGGATTTATTTCCAATGCTAAAAGAAATCATAAAATTACAGTCCCTTTTAAATGGGACATTTAAAAGGAATAATAAAATGAATATATGTGGAATAGAACTAAAAGCAAATCAAACAATCTTAGCAGTACAAATAGATGGTGAATATAAAGATTTAAAAACAAAAAAGATTACTTTGGAAGATGATGAAAAACAAGAGTCAATAAGAAGTTATTGTAATGACTTATTAGTATTTTTAACGCAAAATGATATTGAGCAAGTATATATTAAAAAAAGAGCAAAAAAAGGAAATTTTGCAGGTGGTGCAGTTACTTTCAAAATGGAGAGTTTAATCCAACTAAATCCCAAATGTACAGTTGATTTGGTATCCGCTCAAGCTATGGGAAGTTTTGAGAGAAAAAATAGTATTGAGTACCCAGAAGCTTTAAATAAATATCAAGAACAAGCTTATCTTACAATTTTAACTTCTAAATAAAAATAGCTTACAAAAATGTAAGTCAAATAAAGCGGAATTATCAAAAATGTCAAAATTATGTATAATTTTTTTGTAAAATAGTCTATTTTACGTTAAAGTTTTGTTTATCTTTTAAAAAAAATTTTACTTTTTTGCTAAAAGATAGCCTAAAAATCGATATTACACATTATTTGTTCTTATATAAGAACAAGTCCTTATATAAGTATAGTTTAAGCTTTAACATATAATACTTAAGTTTATTAAACAGTAGTTTAAAAAAAAATAAGAAATTTAAACTCAGTTTTTTAAAGTATATAACAAAGGGGAAAAAATGTTTAAGAAATTACTAAAGCTATCTTTAGCTATAGGAATGTTTGCTACGTTCTTACAAGGGGCAAGTACGTTTACTTTAAAGTTACAGTCAGCAGATCCATCGGGGTCTATTAATTTTAAGTTACAAGAGAAGTGGGCAAAAACCGTTGCTACTATGACTAATTCTGATATTAAAATTGAAATTTTACCAGTAAATAGTATTGTAAAATATACTGAAACATTAGATGCAATTGGTGCAGGTGTTCTTGATGGAGAGATATCTTCAATCGCTTATTTTTCTGGTAAAGATCCAGCATTTGCTTTAATGGGAAATACTGTTGGTGCTTGGAGTGATCCAAATGATTTAATTTTGTTTATGGAGTATGGAGGAGGAAATGAATTTATGAATAAATTGATGAATCCTTATGGTGTAACATTTGTTTCTGCTATGACAAATGGTTTAGAATCATTAGTTGCAAAAAAACCAATAAGAAGTGTTGCTGAATTAAAAGGCTTGAAAATGAGAGCACCAGAAGGTCTTGTTCAAGCAGTATTTAAAGCAGCTGGAGCAGCACCTGTAAATTTACCATATAGTGAAGTATTTACTTCATTGGATAAAGGGGTAATTGAAGCAGCAGATGCATCTACCTTGGCTGTAAATGCTCAAGCAGGACTTAATAAAATTGCAAAATATCCTATCTTCCCAGGTTTTCATTCTATTCCTTTAATGGATCTTTCAATTAATACTAAACTTTGGAATAAAATGCCAAAAAACTACCAAGAAATAATTAAAGTTTCTTTTAGAGATTATGTGAGACAAATTATTTCTACAATAAAACTTTCTGATAAAGCAGAAGCAGCAAGAGCAACTGCTACTAAAGATTATACTATTATAACTTGGCCAGAATCAGAAAAAATAAAATTTAGAAGAATAGCACAAGGTGAGTGGAAAAAAATGTCTACAGAATCTCCTAATGCAAAAGAAGCATATGATCTTATTACTAAGTTCTTAAAAGATAATGGAATGATTTAATGGAAAATTCTGAGCTGAAATATAATAAACTCGACCGATTGATAATTTCAATCGGTCGAAAGATTTGTATTTTTTATATAGTTTGTTTTATCATTATTTGTTATGAGGTATTTTCTCGATATGTACTTAATTCGCCTACTTCTTGGGTTCAAGAAACAACAACTTTGATAGCAGGTATTTTATTTATTTGGGGAGGATTACACTCTTTAACAACTGATAGACATATAAAAATAACTATTTTATATGATATGCTAACAAAAAAATACAAATATTATGTTGATATTTTAATTTCAACATTATTAATAATATGTTTAGTATTTATGAACTATTCAGCTTTTTTACTTTTCAAAAGTTCTTGGTTTAAGCCTTGGGGTGCTTTTTATATGGAAACTTCTGGTTCTGCGTGGAATCCACCATTTCCAGCAATATCAAAACTTGTTTTATTTGTGGTTTTAATATTGATGCTTATACAAGTACTTGTTAAATTTATTTCTATACTTAGGAGAAAATAATGTTTGAATTACTTAATATTTCTTCTATGGGAATAGAAGCTGGTAGTTTATTGATGCTAGGAATGATAATTGGATTATTGATTCTTGGATTACCTTTGGCATTTATAACTGCCTTGGTTGCTGGATTCTTCTTGCTTTTTTGGATTGGACCTCAAGCTTCAAGTTTAATATCAACAAGAGTTTATGCCTTTGTTACATCTTATGCCTTTGTGTCCGTGCCCATGTTTGTATTGATGGCCGCCATACTTGATGGATCAAATATATCTAAAGACTTATTTGCTGCTATGAAATCTTTCAGTGGTAATATAAGAGGTAGTGTTGCTATTCAAACTATAGTTCTAGCAGTTTTTTTAGCTGCAATGTCTGGAATTATAGGTGGTGAAACAATTTTATTAGGGATGATTGCCCTTCCTCAAATGTTAAAAATGGGTTATGATAAAAAACTTGCAATTGGGGTTGTTGTTTCAGGTGGTGCTTTAGGAACTATGGTTCCCCCATCTATTGTATTGATAATTTTTGGTTTAACAGCAAATGTTTCAATTTCAGATTTGTTTACAGCAGCATTTATACCAGCTTTAATGCTTGCAGGATTTTATGTAGCCTATGTATTAATAAGAGGATACTTAAATCCAAGTATGGTTCCTGAATCAGTACAAGAATATGTTCCTTGGAGTGAGAAATTTAAGGCTTTAAAAAAAGTTATTCTACCATTATTTGTCGCAGCAAGTGTTTTAGGAAGTATTTATATGGGAATTGCATCAGTTACAGAATCTTCTGCTATTGGTGTATTAGGTATCACGATTTCAGTATATTTAAGAAAAGAACTTACTTGGAAATTGATGGTTGATAGTGCTTATAAGACCTTAGAGACTTGTGGTACTATTATTTGGATAGGAATAGGTGCTACTTTATTAGTAGGTGTTTTTAATCTTATGGGAGGAATTGAGTTTGTTAAAGGTGTAATATTAGCACATGGAAGTGGTTCCCCTGTTTATATAATATTTTTAATGATGGTAATTCTATTTTTCTTAGGTATGTTTTTGGATTGGGTTGGAATTGTTTTATTAACAATACCTATTTTTATGCCAATTGTTATTGCCTTAGGTTATGACCCTGTTTGGTTTGGTGTGTTGTTTGCTTTAAATATGCAAATAGCATTTTTATCCCCTCCATTTGGAACGGGTGTATTTATTTTAAAAACTGTTGCTCCATCAGATGTATCACTAGGTGATATATTTAAAGCTGTAATTCCTTTTATAATGTTACAGGCTTTAGCAATTGTCGTGTTAATTATATTTCCAGAAATTGCATTATGGTGGAAATAAAAATTTTATTTGTAATTATTTGAATATATAAAAGTTAATAAGGAGAAAATTATGTCAGAAAAAAGAGTTTATGAAATGTATATTAATGGAGAGTTTGTTTCTAATAAAGGTGAAACAACTCCCGTAATTAATCCTTCAACAAAAGAGATTATTTCTTATATTCCAAAAGGAAATGCAGAAGATGCAAAAGTTGCTATTGATGCAGCACACAATGCACAAGATGCATGGGCAAAATTACCAGCAGTTGAGCGTGGTAATTACCTAAGAAAGATTGCACAAAAGATTAGAGAAAATAGTGATATGCTTGCAAAAACAATTACCCAAGAGCAAGGTAAAGTATTAGGTTTAGCAGAAGTTGAAGTTAATTTTACTGCTGATTATCTAGATTATATGGCAGAATGGGCGAGAAGATATGAAGGTGAAATAATCCAAAGTGATAGACCAAATGAAAATATCTTTTTATTTAAATTACCAATAGGAGTAGCAACTGGTGTATTACCTTGGAATTTCCCATTTTTCTTGATTGCAAGAAAATTAGCTCCTGCACTTTTAACAGGTAATACTATTGTTATAAAACCAAGTGGTGAAACTCCAAATAATGCCTTTGAATTTGCAAAATTAGTTGACCAAATAGATCTTCCAAAAGGTGTATTTAACTTAGTTTCTGGATCTGGTTCAACTGTTGGAAATGAACTTGCAGCAAATGAAAAAGTAGGAATTGTAAGTTTTACAGGAAGTGTTCCAACAGGTGTTAAAATCATGGAAGCAGCTTCTAAAAATGTAACAAAAGTATCACTAGAATTAGGTGGAAAAGCACCTGCGATTGTTATGGCAGATGCTAATCTTGATATAGCAGTTGAAGCTATCAAAAATTCAAGAGTTACAAATAATGGACAAGTTTGTAATTGTGCTGAAAGAGTTTATGTACATAAAAGTATTGCAAAAGAGTTCACTGATAGAATCACAAAATCTATGGCTGCTTTAACTTGTGGTAATCCTTTAACAGAAAAAATTGATATGGGACCACTTATTAATGAAGATGCTATTACTCATGTTCAAAAACTAGTTGATTCAGCAGTTGCAGCAGGAGCTTCTATTACAACTGGTGGTAAAAGATGTGATAGAGATGATGGATACTTCTATGAGCCAACAGTAGTAATTGATGTAAAACAAGATATGGATATTATCAAAGAAGAGATTTTTGGACCAGTACTTCCAATCGTAACATTTGATACACTTGATGAAGCTATTGCTTTAGCAAATGATAGTGAGTTTGGATTAACTTCATCAATCTATACACAAAACCTTGATATAGCTATGAGAGCTTGTAAAGAGATAAAATGTGGTGAAACATATATCAATAGAGAAAACTTTGAAGCAATGCAAGGTTTCCACGCAGGATGGAAAAAATCTGGTATAGGTGGAGCTGATGGTAAACATGGTTTAGAAGAGTTCTTACAAACAAAAGTTGTATATTTACAATACGATTTAAATAAACAATAATCTATCTATCAAAATAAGTTACCTTCTAAGGTAACTTATTTAAAACTACAAATTTCTATAACATCTATTTCAATTAATTATTTCATTTTATAAAAAGTATTTAAATTTATTTTTAGGAGAGATATGCGAGATAATCTCTTATCTCACATAGTAGAATTTTTTAAGCTTCTTTTTTTACTTCTATTAAGTTATCTCTATTTAAAGTAACACCAAATCCTGGTTTATCAGAAACTTTTAGTTTCCCATTTACAGGAACGGGTTCATCTAATAATAGTGGGTAATACTGTGGTAATACTTTATCAGCTTTTGGTGCCATCATTAAACATTCTGTAAAAGGTGATGATAGCTTAGTAATAACATAATGGTGGCTATAAACACCACTTCCATGAGGTATAACTAATTTACCTGCAGCTTCTGCTAGATTACCTATTTTGATTAGTTCAGTCATACCACCACACCAACCAACATCTGGTTGTAATATATCTAAATCACACATTTCAATTAACATTTTGAAACCATATTTAGTAGCTTCATGCTCTCCACCTGTGACCATCATAGTATTACCAGCTGCTTTTTTTAAGTCTCTATAAGCCCAATAATCATCAGGATTAAAACACTCTTCAATCCATTTCATACCAAGTTTTTCAGACTCATGCATAAGTTTTTTTGCATATGGAAGATCTAGTGACATCCAACAATCCCACATCAACATAAAATCATCACCAACAGCTTCTCTCATTATTCTTGCGTATTCTATGTTTTTTTTCAATCCTTCTTCACCATCCGCTGGACCATATACAAGTGGCATCTTTCCACCAATAAAACCCATCTCTTTTGCTAAATCAGGTCTAGGACCAGTGGCATAAAACTCTAATTCATCCCTTACTTTTCCACCAATCATAGAATAAACAGGTTCATTTCTTATCTTACCTAGTAAATCCCAAAGGGCAAGGTCTACAGCAGAAATAGCATTCATAACTATACCTTTTCTACCATAATAAAGTGTTCCTCTGTACATTTGTTCCCACATCTTTTCGATGTCTGAGGGATTTTGACCTACAATAAATCTATCAATATGATTCATTACTAACCATGCAGCTGGATAACCACCAGTTGAGATACCAAAACCTACATTTCCAGTATTGTCTTCAACTTCTACTACAATAGTTTTAAGGGCATTAATTCCAAAGCTTGTTCTTGTTTGTTTATATTCAGGAAAAAGGCTCATTGGTGTTGATATTTGTTTAACAATCCAATGCTCTTCACCTTGATCGTGGTAATCAGCACCACCACCGCTTACTACGTAAGCTCTGATACTTTTAATTGTTCTTTTTGACATTTCCATAATTTACCTTTTAATTATAAGATATTAAGTTTTTGCAAATCACTTTTTAGTTCTTGCTTTTTTTCTTCACTTAAAGAATATGCTGGTAACTTTTCATATTTATTTTCTTTTAACACTCTAAAATATACAGCTTGTTTACAAGCTTGTAAAAGAGGTTGGCTATATGTATAAACTTTCATTGCACTATTCATTTTATCAAAGTACTCTTTTGTAAGTTCTTCATTTCCTTCATTAAAATATTTATATGTATTTACAGTAAATTCAGGTGCAAAGTTTACAGTAGCATTGATAAATCCATCAACACCTAGATTTAAAGCATCTATGGCTTGACTTTCAAAAGCACAAAAAACTGAAAAATCTTTTTTCTCATCTTTTATTTTTAACATTTTTTCAATATGTTTTATATCTTCAACAGTCTCTTTTATACCTATTAAATTGTCATTTTTTAAGGCGATTTTTCTAACAATATCATATGTAAAATCAAATCCACTCAATGTTGGGAAATTATAGATTAGTACATTTTTAGATGTTCTATTACATATTTCACCATAATATTTTATAATAGTTTCTTCATC
This portion of the Arcobacter nitrofigilis DSM 7299 genome encodes:
- a CDS encoding TRAP transporter substrate-binding protein, translated to MFKKLLKLSLAIGMFATFLQGASTFTLKLQSADPSGSINFKLQEKWAKTVATMTNSDIKIEILPVNSIVKYTETLDAIGAGVLDGEISSIAYFSGKDPAFALMGNTVGAWSDPNDLILFMEYGGGNEFMNKLMNPYGVTFVSAMTNGLESLVAKKPIRSVAELKGLKMRAPEGLVQAVFKAAGAAPVNLPYSEVFTSLDKGVIEAADASTLAVNAQAGLNKIAKYPIFPGFHSIPLMDLSINTKLWNKMPKNYQEIIKVSFRDYVRQIISTIKLSDKAEAARATATKDYTIITWPESEKIKFRRIAQGEWKKMSTESPNAKEAYDLITKFLKDNGMI
- a CDS encoding TRAP transporter small permease subunit, whose translation is MENSELKYNKLDRLIISIGRKICIFYIVCFIIICYEVFSRYVLNSPTSWVQETTTLIAGILFIWGGLHSLTTDRHIKITILYDMLTKKYKYYVDILISTLLIICLVFMNYSAFLLFKSSWFKPWGAFYMETSGSAWNPPFPAISKLVLFVVLILMLIQVLVKFISILRRK
- a CDS encoding TRAP transporter large permease: MFELLNISSMGIEAGSLLMLGMIIGLLILGLPLAFITALVAGFFLLFWIGPQASSLISTRVYAFVTSYAFVSVPMFVLMAAILDGSNISKDLFAAMKSFSGNIRGSVAIQTIVLAVFLAAMSGIIGGETILLGMIALPQMLKMGYDKKLAIGVVVSGGALGTMVPPSIVLIIFGLTANVSISDLFTAAFIPALMLAGFYVAYVLIRGYLNPSMVPESVQEYVPWSEKFKALKKVILPLFVAASVLGSIYMGIASVTESSAIGVLGITISVYLRKELTWKLMVDSAYKTLETCGTIIWIGIGATLLVGVFNLMGGIEFVKGVILAHGSGSPVYIIFLMMVILFFLGMFLDWVGIVLLTIPIFMPIVIALGYDPVWFGVLFALNMQIAFLSPPFGTGVFILKTVAPSDVSLGDIFKAVIPFIMLQALAIVVLIIFPEIALWWK
- the aldA gene encoding aldehyde dehydrogenase translates to MSEKRVYEMYINGEFVSNKGETTPVINPSTKEIISYIPKGNAEDAKVAIDAAHNAQDAWAKLPAVERGNYLRKIAQKIRENSDMLAKTITQEQGKVLGLAEVEVNFTADYLDYMAEWARRYEGEIIQSDRPNENIFLFKLPIGVATGVLPWNFPFFLIARKLAPALLTGNTIVIKPSGETPNNAFEFAKLVDQIDLPKGVFNLVSGSGSTVGNELAANEKVGIVSFTGSVPTGVKIMEAASKNVTKVSLELGGKAPAIVMADANLDIAVEAIKNSRVTNNGQVCNCAERVYVHKSIAKEFTDRITKSMAALTCGNPLTEKIDMGPLINEDAITHVQKLVDSAVAAGASITTGGKRCDRDDGYFYEPTVVIDVKQDMDIIKEEIFGPVLPIVTFDTLDEAIALANDSEFGLTSSIYTQNLDIAMRACKEIKCGETYINRENFEAMQGFHAGWKKSGIGGADGKHGLEEFLQTKVVYLQYDLNKQ
- the rhmD gene encoding L-rhamnonate dehydratase translates to MEMSKRTIKSIRAYVVSGGGADYHDQGEEHWIVKQISTPMSLFPEYKQTRTSFGINALKTIVVEVEDNTGNVGFGISTGGYPAAWLVMNHIDRFIVGQNPSDIEKMWEQMYRGTLYYGRKGIVMNAISAVDLALWDLLGKIRNEPVYSMIGGKVRDELEFYATGPRPDLAKEMGFIGGKMPLVYGPADGEEGLKKNIEYARIMREAVGDDFMLMWDCWMSLDLPYAKKLMHESEKLGMKWIEECFNPDDYWAYRDLKKAAGNTMMVTGGEHEATKYGFKMLIEMCDLDILQPDVGWCGGMTELIKIGNLAEAAGKLVIPHGSGVYSHHYVITKLSSPFTECLMMAPKADKVLPQYYPLLLDEPVPVNGKLKVSDKPGFGVTLNRDNLIEVKKEA
- a CDS encoding dihydrodipicolinate synthase family protein yields the protein MGKIQGVFPPLITVFNEDSTIDIDSIKKHIDFLIEKGVDGVAILGTTGEFFSLSFEEKKFLVENILAHTKNRIKVIVGVGETNSTEAFKFINYLEDKDVEALLVINPYFVVYDEETIIKYYGEICNRTSKNVLIYNFPTLSGFDFTYDIVRKIALKNDNLIGIKETVEDIKHIEKMLKIKDEKKDFSVFCAFESQAIDALNLGVDGFINATVNFAPEFTVNTYKYFNEGNEELTKEYFDKMNSAMKVYTYSQPLLQACKQAVYFRVLKENKYEKLPAYSLSEEKKQELKSDLQKLNIL